In Holophagales bacterium, one DNA window encodes the following:
- the acnA gene encoding aconitate hydratase AcnA, whose protein sequence is MKNSFGSLKLLSVGGRELRYASLPELERGGRSLSRLPYALRILLENLLRREDGVHVTASDIEGLMAWEAKAEPSREIAFMPARVLLQDFTGVPAVVDLAAMRDAMRAMGGKPGRINPLQPAELVIDHSVQVDEYGTEAAFLLNGQKEFERNQERYAFLRWGQSAFRNFRVVPPSTGIVHQVNLEYLARLVMAETGPDGALWAYPDTLVGTDSHTTMINGLGVLGWGVGGIEAEAAMLGQPISMLIPQVIGFRLKGKLREGATATDLVLMVTQILRKRGVVGKFVEFFGPGLAELRLADRATIANMAPEYGATCGIFPVDQVAIDYLAFSGRPAEQIALAEAYTKAQGLFQTADSPEAEYTDVLELDLGDVVPALAGPRRPQDRVALPDVKSGFAVELEKLLAAPRKGATAPASPDSKADATYLGESFSLGHGAVVIAAITSCTNTSNPSVMIAAGLVAKKAVEKGLTAKPWVKTSLAPGSKVVTDYLAEAGLTPYLDALRFNLVGYGCTTCIGNSGPVPAPISKAIEEGQLVAVSVLSGNRNFEGRVNAEVRANYLASPPLVVAYALAGRIDVDLTRDPIGTGKDGKPVYLADIWPTQAEIEAAMTAAVLPEMFKRQYADVFAGDPAWRELPVPTGDTYAWDPASTYVRRAPFFDNLPAEPAPLREITGARVLAVFGDSITTDHISPAGSIKKDSPAGKYLMEHGVDPKDFNSYGSRRGNHEVMVRGTFANIRLRNRLVPEIEGGFTMHLPDRTPMTIYDAAMQYGEEGVPLVILAGKEYGSGSSRDWAGKGPRLLGVRAVVAESFERIHRSNLIGMGIMPLEFLPGESVQSHGLTGEEIISIEGLVEGVANEFRGGREVTVVARREDGSTLRFRARVRLDTPQEIVYYRHGGILQYVLRQLVQQG, encoded by the coding sequence ATGAAGAACAGCTTCGGTAGCCTCAAGCTCCTCTCGGTCGGCGGGCGCGAGCTCCGCTACGCTTCCCTCCCCGAGCTCGAGCGCGGCGGCCGCTCGCTCTCCCGTCTGCCGTACGCCCTCCGCATCCTGCTGGAGAACCTGCTGCGGCGCGAAGACGGGGTCCACGTCACCGCGTCCGACATCGAGGGGCTGATGGCCTGGGAGGCCAAGGCCGAGCCCTCGCGCGAGATCGCCTTCATGCCGGCGCGCGTGCTGCTCCAGGACTTCACCGGCGTGCCGGCGGTCGTCGACCTCGCCGCGATGCGTGACGCGATGCGCGCGATGGGTGGCAAACCGGGACGGATCAACCCCCTGCAGCCGGCCGAGCTGGTCATCGACCATTCGGTCCAGGTTGACGAGTACGGGACCGAGGCCGCCTTTCTGCTCAACGGGCAGAAGGAGTTCGAACGCAACCAGGAGCGTTACGCCTTCCTGCGCTGGGGGCAGTCGGCGTTCCGCAACTTCCGCGTCGTGCCGCCGTCGACCGGCATCGTCCACCAGGTCAACCTCGAGTACCTCGCCCGCCTGGTGATGGCCGAGACCGGGCCGGACGGCGCCCTCTGGGCCTATCCGGACACCCTGGTCGGCACCGACTCGCACACCACGATGATCAACGGCCTCGGCGTCCTCGGCTGGGGCGTCGGCGGCATCGAGGCCGAGGCGGCGATGCTCGGCCAGCCGATCTCGATGCTCATCCCACAGGTCATCGGCTTCCGCCTCAAGGGCAAGCTGCGCGAAGGCGCGACCGCGACCGATCTCGTCCTGATGGTCACCCAGATCCTGCGCAAGCGCGGCGTGGTCGGCAAGTTCGTCGAGTTCTTCGGCCCCGGGCTTGCCGAGCTGCGGCTCGCCGACCGCGCGACGATCGCCAACATGGCACCCGAGTACGGGGCGACCTGCGGCATCTTCCCGGTCGACCAGGTGGCGATCGACTACCTCGCCTTCAGCGGCCGGCCGGCCGAACAGATCGCTCTCGCCGAGGCCTATACCAAGGCGCAGGGGCTCTTCCAGACCGCCGACTCACCGGAGGCCGAGTACACCGACGTACTCGAGCTCGACCTCGGCGACGTGGTGCCGGCGCTCGCCGGTCCGCGCCGCCCGCAGGACCGCGTGGCGCTGCCGGACGTGAAGTCGGGCTTCGCCGTCGAGCTCGAGAAGCTGCTCGCCGCACCGCGCAAGGGCGCGACCGCGCCGGCTTCGCCCGACTCGAAGGCCGATGCCACCTACCTCGGCGAGAGCTTCTCGCTCGGCCACGGCGCGGTGGTGATCGCGGCGATCACCAGCTGCACCAACACCTCGAATCCGTCGGTGATGATCGCCGCCGGCCTCGTCGCCAAGAAGGCGGTCGAGAAGGGGCTCACCGCCAAGCCGTGGGTGAAGACCAGCCTGGCGCCGGGCTCGAAGGTGGTCACCGACTACCTCGCCGAGGCCGGGCTCACCCCCTACCTCGACGCCCTGCGCTTCAATCTCGTGGGCTACGGCTGCACCACCTGCATCGGCAACAGTGGCCCGGTGCCGGCGCCGATCTCGAAGGCGATCGAGGAGGGACAGCTCGTCGCCGTGTCGGTGCTCTCCGGCAACCGCAACTTCGAAGGTCGCGTCAACGCCGAGGTGCGGGCCAACTACCTCGCCTCGCCGCCGCTCGTCGTCGCCTACGCGCTCGCCGGGCGGATCGACGTCGACCTGACCAGGGACCCGATCGGCACCGGCAAGGACGGCAAGCCCGTCTATCTCGCCGACATCTGGCCGACCCAGGCCGAGATCGAGGCGGCGATGACCGCAGCCGTGCTCCCCGAGATGTTCAAGCGGCAGTACGCCGACGTCTTCGCCGGCGACCCGGCGTGGCGCGAGCTGCCGGTGCCCACCGGCGACACCTACGCCTGGGATCCGGCCTCGACCTACGTGCGCCGCGCGCCGTTCTTCGACAACCTGCCGGCCGAGCCGGCGCCGCTTCGGGAGATCACCGGGGCGCGCGTGCTGGCCGTGTTCGGCGACTCGATCACCACCGACCACATTTCGCCGGCCGGTTCGATCAAGAAGGACAGCCCGGCCGGCAAGTACCTGATGGAGCACGGCGTCGATCCCAAGGACTTCAACTCCTACGGCTCGCGGCGCGGCAACCACGAGGTGATGGTGCGCGGCACCTTCGCCAACATCCGCCTGCGCAACCGCCTGGTGCCGGAGATCGAGGGCGGCTTCACCATGCACCTGCCCGACCGCACGCCGATGACGATCTACGACGCGGCGATGCAGTACGGCGAGGAGGGGGTGCCGCTGGTCATTCTGGCCGGCAAGGAGTACGGCTCCGGCTCGTCGCGCGACTGGGCGGGCAAGGGGCCGCGCCTGCTCGGCGTACGCGCGGTGGTGGCCGAGAGCTTCGAGCGGATTCACCGGAGCAACCTGATCGGCATGGGGATCATGCCGCTCGAGTTCCTGCCCGGGGAGTCGGTGCAGAGCCACGGACTGACCGGCGAAGAGATCATTTCGATCGAAGGGCTGGTCGAGGGGGTGGCGAACGAGTTCCGCGGTGGCCGCGAGGTGACGGTGGTGGCGCGTCGCGAGGACGGCTCGACGCTCCGCTTCCGCGCCCGGGTCCGCCTCGACACGCCGCAGGAGATCGTCTACTACCGCCACGGAGGCATCCTGCAGTACGTCTTGCGACAGCTCGTGCAGCAGGGCTGA
- a CDS encoding phage holin family protein, with protein MKLLARIVLNGIGLLVVAYLVPGVDWSLQLTSVDGILTLVGGGIVLGLLNLLVKPLLTFFSIPLLFVTLGLFYLVINGIVLKLADFFLDSLTVDGFLAAILGGLVLSIFNLLVKGIGQEKKS; from the coding sequence ATGAAGCTCTTGGCGCGCATCGTGCTCAACGGCATCGGACTGCTGGTCGTCGCCTACCTCGTGCCGGGCGTCGACTGGAGCCTCCAACTGACGAGCGTCGACGGCATCCTCACGCTGGTCGGCGGCGGCATCGTCCTCGGGCTCCTCAACCTGCTGGTCAAGCCGCTGCTCACCTTCTTCTCGATCCCGCTGCTGTTCGTCACGCTCGGTCTCTTCTACCTGGTGATCAACGGCATCGTGCTCAAGCTCGCCGACTTCTTCCTCGACTCGCTCACCGTCGACGGCTTCCTCGCCGCCATCCTCGGCGGCCTGGTGCTCTCGATCTTCAACCTGCTGGTCAAGGGGATCGGCCAGGAGAAGAAGAGCTGA
- the nth gene encoding endonuclease III, with amino-acid sequence MRGREAGPARDARTLELLARLRREHPDAACALVAADAYQLLVATILSAQCTDERVNLVTPALFARFPDARALAAAPVDELEELVRTTGFFRNKARNLLGMAQAVVAEHGGAIPSTMEALVALPGVGRKTANVVLGNAFGRSEGIVVDTHVQRLSGRLGLTREDDPVKIERDLMPLVPRADWTLWSHLLILHGRRVCNARKPRCGDCVLADLCPSATV; translated from the coding sequence GTGCGCGGCCGCGAGGCCGGTCCGGCGCGTGACGCGCGCACGCTCGAGCTGCTCGCCCGGCTGCGCCGCGAGCACCCCGACGCCGCCTGCGCCCTCGTTGCCGCCGACGCCTATCAACTGCTCGTCGCGACGATCCTCTCGGCGCAGTGCACCGACGAGCGGGTGAACCTCGTCACCCCGGCGCTCTTCGCCCGCTTCCCCGACGCGCGCGCGCTCGCCGCAGCCCCGGTCGACGAGCTCGAAGAGCTGGTGCGCACGACCGGTTTCTTCCGCAACAAGGCGCGCAATCTGCTCGGCATGGCGCAGGCGGTGGTCGCCGAGCACGGCGGCGCGATCCCGTCGACGATGGAGGCGCTCGTCGCGTTGCCGGGCGTCGGCCGCAAGACGGCCAACGTCGTGCTCGGCAACGCCTTCGGACGCAGCGAGGGGATCGTCGTCGACACCCACGTCCAGCGGCTCTCGGGGAGGCTCGGGCTGACGCGCGAGGACGACCCGGTGAAGATCGAACGTGACCTCATGCCGCTCGTGCCGCGCGCCGACTGGACGCTCTGGTCGCACCTGCTGATCCTCCACGGCCGCCGCGTCTGCAACGCCCGCAAGCCCCGCTGCGGCGACTGCGTCCTCGCCGACCTCTGCCCCAGCGCGACGGTCTGA
- the pdxH gene encoding pyridoxamine 5'-phosphate oxidase: MSRLDPIAEFRQVYARAGEDAPFDVTACTLATSGADGRPTARMVLLKKVDERGFSFFTNYASRKARQLAENPQAALCFHWPWIEEQVRVEGRIEILPAEESDAYYRSRGRGSQLGAWASRQSEPMPSRAALLWRVAKVEARHVGGPVPRPPFWGGYLLVPDRIELWHGRPDRLHDRHLFLRQDDEWTDQRLYP; this comes from the coding sequence TTGAGCCGCCTCGATCCGATCGCCGAGTTCCGCCAGGTGTACGCGCGAGCGGGCGAGGACGCGCCGTTCGACGTCACCGCCTGCACGCTCGCCACCTCCGGAGCGGACGGCCGGCCCACGGCGCGGATGGTCCTGCTCAAGAAGGTCGACGAGCGCGGCTTCTCCTTCTTCACCAACTACGCCAGCCGCAAGGCGCGCCAGCTCGCCGAGAACCCCCAGGCCGCCCTCTGCTTCCACTGGCCGTGGATCGAGGAGCAGGTGCGCGTCGAAGGCCGGATCGAGATCCTCCCGGCCGAGGAGTCCGACGCCTACTACCGCAGCCGCGGCCGCGGCAGCCAGCTCGGCGCCTGGGCTTCGCGCCAGAGCGAGCCGATGCCGTCGCGCGCCGCGCTCCTCTGGCGGGTCGCCAAGGTCGAGGCCCGCCACGTCGGCGGACCGGTCCCGCGGCCGCCCTTCTGGGGTGGGTACCTGCTCGTCCCCGACCGGATCGAGCTCTGGCACGGCCGCCCCGACCGCCTCCACGACCGCCATCTTTTCTTGCGCCAGGACGACGAATGGACCGACCAGCGGCTCTACCCGTAA
- a CDS encoding cytochrome c has product MRLRPVPVVTVFAAVLLLAACDDLLVRDPGERLWRQHCASCHGLDGAGNTPRSMGEVYADLRDDAWNIGAGDRYAIEQVIRNGVFAKMPANEKLTKEEMDLLVAHLFKLRGESLR; this is encoded by the coding sequence ATGCGCCTGCGCCCCGTGCCCGTCGTCACCGTCTTCGCCGCGGTCCTGCTGCTCGCCGCCTGCGACGACCTCCTGGTCCGCGATCCCGGCGAGCGGCTCTGGCGCCAGCACTGCGCGAGCTGTCACGGCCTCGACGGCGCCGGCAACACGCCGCGCTCGATGGGCGAGGTCTACGCCGACCTGCGCGACGACGCCTGGAACATCGGCGCCGGCGATCGCTATGCCATCGAGCAGGTGATCCGCAACGGCGTCTTCGCCAAGATGCCCGCCAACGAGAAGTTGACGAAAGAGGAGATGGACCTGCTCGTCGCCCACCTCTTCAAGCTGCGGGGCGAATCGCTCCGGTGA
- a CDS encoding DUF2239 family protein, translating to MSRPATEPCTAFVGFTRIAAGPLAEVARALKERGAAEPELAALVFADATGEPVDLDLRGSLAEVLERLPPAPGEAPAGPGEGETAAPRPPGRPRLGVVAREVTLLPRHWDWLAGQPGGASVALRKLVEQARRANEAGDRRRRAIEATYRVLSALGGNLPGFEEASRALFAGDCERFTREIAPWPVDLRDYLAGLAAEGLAPQPAETESR from the coding sequence ATGAGCCGACCTGCCACCGAACCCTGCACCGCCTTCGTCGGATTCACCCGCATCGCCGCGGGTCCGCTCGCCGAGGTCGCCCGGGCGCTCAAGGAGCGCGGCGCCGCCGAGCCGGAGCTCGCTGCGCTGGTCTTTGCCGATGCCACGGGGGAACCGGTCGACCTCGACCTGCGGGGCTCGCTCGCCGAGGTCCTGGAGCGACTTCCACCGGCTCCCGGAGAGGCCCCGGCCGGTCCGGGAGAGGGTGAGACCGCGGCTCCACGGCCGCCCGGGCGCCCGCGTCTCGGCGTGGTGGCGCGGGAGGTGACCCTCCTGCCGCGTCATTGGGATTGGCTCGCCGGCCAGCCGGGCGGAGCGTCCGTCGCCTTGCGCAAGCTCGTCGAGCAGGCGCGGCGCGCCAACGAGGCGGGCGACCGTCGCCGACGGGCGATCGAGGCGACCTACCGCGTCCTCTCGGCGCTCGGCGGCAACCTGCCGGGCTTCGAAGAGGCGAGTCGCGCCCTCTTCGCCGGCGATTGCGAGCGTTTCACGCGCGAGATCGCTCCCTGGCCGGTCGACCTGCGCGACTACCTCGCGGGCCTGGCCGCCGAGGGGCTCGCGCCGCAGCCGGCCGAGACGGAATCGCGCTGA
- a CDS encoding transposase: protein MARRLRYIPPGGGLVEVTCRTLQGRLLLRPSAPLNDTVAGILARAARLYAVEVIGFAFLSNHFHLLLSVLDSLQLAAFMNYLDSNLAREAGRLVQWREKFWGRRYQAIPVSDEEPAQVGRLAYLLAHGVKEGLVASPLDWPGAHCARHLVEGTPVVGHWHDRTLESKARRKGILLDREDYVFEETLTLAPLPCWRSLDPEAYRARIRDLIAEIEAWGEQREEETGKPPLGREAVCRQSPHHEPNRLKKAPAPLVHAVAPEVRRALRKAYFAFREAYQHAARLLRAGVREVIFPEGAFPPALPFRVAARSG, encoded by the coding sequence ATGGCGAGGAGATTACGCTACATCCCCCCAGGCGGCGGGCTGGTCGAGGTCACTTGCCGCACCCTGCAGGGCCGGCTTCTGCTCCGGCCCTCGGCTCCCCTCAACGACACGGTCGCCGGCATTCTCGCTCGCGCCGCGCGGCTCTACGCGGTCGAGGTCATCGGCTTCGCGTTCCTCTCGAACCACTTCCACCTGCTGCTCTCCGTCCTCGACTCGCTCCAGCTCGCCGCCTTCATGAACTACCTCGACTCCAACCTCGCCCGAGAGGCCGGCCGGCTCGTCCAATGGCGTGAGAAGTTCTGGGGGCGGCGCTATCAGGCGATCCCGGTCTCGGACGAGGAGCCCGCCCAGGTGGGTCGGCTCGCCTATCTCCTGGCGCATGGCGTCAAGGAGGGCCTCGTCGCCTCGCCGCTCGACTGGCCTGGAGCTCACTGCGCGCGGCATTTGGTCGAAGGTACGCCGGTCGTCGGCCACTGGCACGACCGAACGCTCGAGTCGAAGGCGCGGAGGAAGGGCATCCTGTTGGACCGGGAGGACTATGTCTTCGAGGAAACGCTGACCTTGGCCCCGCTCCCCTGCTGGCGGTCGCTCGACCCCGAAGCCTATCGAGCACGCATTCGGGACCTGATCGCGGAGATCGAGGCCTGGGGCGAACAGCGCGAGGAAGAGACCGGCAAGCCCCCACTCGGTCGGGAAGCCGTCTGTCGCCAGAGCCCGCACCACGAGCCGAACCGACTCAAGAAGGCTCCCGCACCGCTGGTTCATGCCGTGGCACCCGAGGTCCGACGAGCGCTGCGCAAGGCCTACTTCGCCTTTCGTGAGGCCTACCAGCACGCCGCGCGGCTGCTCCGCGCCGGCGTGAGAGAGGTTATCTTCCCCGAAGGCGCGTTTCCGCCGGCGCTACCCTTCCGTGTTGCCGCTCGGAGCGGCTGA
- a CDS encoding YqgE/AlgH family protein — protein MPPVELSPPVFLLAMPQVQDPFFHRSVVLLLGHTEEGSFGFVVNRPTGLQLTEILQGMELEWRGDPEAEAFLGGPVQPEAGTVLFAAAPEGAADDLRAPGDPNADPEFNDPGPLAADQEILPGVRLSQHQGDLETLSARPPHQFRLFLGYAGWGAGQLVSEILRNDWLTAPADRTLLFAAEPDTVWERALRSVGVDPTSLPAWTAPEPEGAAN, from the coding sequence ATGCCGCCTGTCGAGCTGTCTCCTCCGGTCTTCCTCCTGGCAATGCCCCAGGTTCAGGACCCGTTTTTTCACCGAAGCGTCGTCCTGCTGCTCGGCCACACCGAGGAAGGAAGCTTCGGCTTCGTGGTGAACCGCCCCACCGGGCTCCAGCTCACCGAGATCCTCCAGGGGATGGAGCTCGAATGGCGCGGCGACCCGGAGGCCGAGGCGTTCCTCGGCGGGCCGGTCCAGCCCGAGGCCGGCACGGTGCTCTTCGCCGCGGCGCCCGAAGGGGCCGCGGACGACCTGCGGGCCCCCGGCGACCCGAACGCCGATCCCGAATTCAACGATCCCGGACCGCTGGCCGCCGACCAGGAGATCCTCCCTGGGGTGCGGCTCTCGCAGCACCAGGGCGACCTCGAGACGCTCTCGGCCCGCCCGCCGCACCAGTTCCGCCTCTTCCTCGGCTACGCCGGCTGGGGTGCCGGTCAGCTCGTCTCGGAGATCCTGCGCAACGACTGGCTGACGGCGCCGGCCGACCGCACGCTGCTCTTCGCTGCGGAGCCGGACACCGTCTGGGAGCGGGCACTGCGCTCGGTCGGCGTCGATCCCACGAGCCTGCCGGCCTGGACCGCGCCGGAGCCCGAGGGAGCGGCGAATTGA
- a CDS encoding SdpI family protein, with amino-acid sequence MTVFEKGTITVLACSLLFAAIALPLLLERVPRNVVYGYRTRATLASDRLWYAANACFGRWLLAGSLTSAAVTGWVAGSGLVAPESFLFFSVLALGLPVVVAGVRTGWLVRRLERDEP; translated from the coding sequence GTGACCGTCTTCGAGAAGGGCACGATCACCGTGCTCGCCTGCTCGCTGCTCTTTGCCGCGATCGCGCTGCCGCTCCTGCTCGAGCGCGTGCCGCGCAACGTCGTCTACGGCTACCGCACACGTGCCACGCTGGCGAGCGACCGGCTCTGGTACGCGGCCAACGCCTGCTTCGGCCGCTGGCTCCTCGCCGGCAGCCTGACGAGCGCGGCGGTGACCGGCTGGGTGGCCGGGAGCGGGCTCGTCGCGCCGGAGTCCTTCCTCTTCTTCTCGGTCCTCGCCCTCGGGCTGCCGGTCGTGGTCGCCGGTGTGCGCACCGGCTGGCTGGTCCGCCGACTCGAGCGTGACGAGCCCTGA
- a CDS encoding NUDIX hydrolase, with the protein MDRPAALPVKPRSRGRRPRRDHSAGGLVVRGEEVLLISTQEGARWQLPKGHLEAGETAEQAALREVCEETGITARIVAPLPGVDYRFAERGRRLVDKHVDYYLMSFVSGDERNFDPKEVSGASWFPWDEALSRLTFDNERRVVNAARELAAAAVLQAAEETP; encoded by the coding sequence ATGGACCGACCAGCGGCTCTACCCGTAAAGCCGCGCTCGCGCGGACGTCGCCCCCGGCGCGACCACTCGGCCGGCGGACTGGTCGTCCGCGGCGAGGAGGTGCTGCTCATCTCGACCCAGGAGGGCGCCCGCTGGCAGCTCCCCAAGGGGCACCTCGAGGCGGGCGAAACGGCCGAGCAGGCCGCCTTGCGAGAGGTCTGCGAGGAGACCGGGATCACCGCCCGGATCGTCGCGCCCCTGCCCGGTGTCGACTATCGCTTCGCCGAGCGCGGACGACGGCTGGTCGACAAGCACGTCGACTACTACCTGATGAGCTTCGTCTCGGGCGACGAGCGCAACTTCGACCCCAAGGAGGTCTCCGGCGCGAGCTGGTTCCCCTGGGACGAGGCGCTCTCGCGGCTCACCTTCGACAACGAGCGCCGCGTCGTCAACGCGGCACGCGAGCTGGCCGCAGCCGCCGTGCTGCAGGCCGCAGAGGAGACCCCATGA
- a CDS encoding c-type cytochrome produces the protein MRRGRQRHASSTAAGSAALLLLAVACGPAKKPESPAEIYAVYCARCHSADGRGVAQQLERYPKADLTRSEMLARGDRPAVLARTAKGYGPMPAFADKLTPAELEKVTDFVLAYGTGPRRGN, from the coding sequence GTGAGGCGCGGGCGACAGCGTCACGCGTCTTCGACTGCCGCCGGGAGCGCCGCGCTCCTGCTCCTCGCCGTCGCCTGCGGCCCGGCGAAGAAGCCCGAGAGCCCGGCGGAGATCTACGCCGTCTACTGCGCCCGCTGCCATTCGGCCGACGGACGTGGTGTGGCGCAGCAGCTCGAGCGCTATCCGAAGGCGGACCTGACGCGCTCCGAGATGCTCGCTCGCGGCGACCGCCCGGCAGTGCTCGCCCGCACCGCCAAGGGCTACGGCCCGATGCCGGCGTTCGCCGACAAGCTCACGCCCGCCGAGCTCGAGAAGGTCACCGACTTCGTCCTCGCCTACGGCACCGGCCCGCGACGAGGCAACTGA
- a CDS encoding SDR family NAD(P)-dependent oxidoreductase → MNPTQTTSAARVAVVTGASSGIGAATARALAGAGFSVVIGARRRDRLAAVAAACGARALPLDVIDPESVAAFAAALPETVHLLVNNAGGALGLEPIAETDEDKWLWMYQANVLGTLRVTQALLPRLLASGDGHVVNVGSIAGFETYANGAGYTGAKHALRAFTRTLRIELLGKPVRVTEVDPGLVETEFSSVRFAGDEERAAAVYRGLTPLSADDVADCILWAASRPPHVNIDEIVVRPRDQATAQLVHRRPT, encoded by the coding sequence ATGAATCCAACCCAGACAACCTCCGCGGCGCGCGTCGCCGTGGTCACCGGTGCCAGCTCCGGGATCGGCGCGGCGACGGCGCGGGCGCTCGCCGGTGCCGGTTTCTCCGTGGTGATCGGGGCACGCCGGCGCGACCGGCTCGCCGCGGTCGCGGCAGCGTGCGGCGCTCGCGCCCTGCCGCTCGATGTCATCGACCCGGAGAGCGTCGCCGCCTTCGCCGCCGCGCTCCCCGAGACGGTCCACCTCCTGGTCAACAACGCCGGTGGAGCGCTCGGGCTCGAGCCGATCGCCGAGACCGACGAGGACAAGTGGCTCTGGATGTACCAGGCCAACGTCCTCGGCACGCTGCGCGTCACCCAGGCGCTGCTGCCGCGTCTGCTCGCCTCGGGGGACGGCCACGTGGTCAACGTCGGCTCGATCGCCGGCTTCGAGACCTACGCCAACGGCGCCGGCTACACCGGTGCCAAGCACGCGCTGCGCGCCTTCACCCGCACGCTGCGCATCGAGCTGCTCGGCAAGCCGGTGCGCGTCACCGAGGTCGACCCGGGGCTCGTCGAAACGGAGTTCTCGAGCGTCCGCTTCGCCGGCGACGAGGAGCGCGCCGCCGCGGTCTACCGCGGGCTCACGCCGCTCTCCGCCGACGACGTCGCCGACTGCATCCTCTGGGCGGCGAGCCGTCCGCCGCACGTCAACATCGACGAGATCGTCGTCCGGCCGCGCGACCAGGCCACCGCACAGCTCGTTCACCGTCGCCCCACCTGA
- a CDS encoding NAD-dependent epimerase/dehydratase family protein, which translates to MRIFVTGATGYIGRALCRRLATDGHAVQALVRSPDKAAPLRDAGVATFVGDVTERVSLREGMAGADWVIHAAAQLDLGVPSAEMARVNVEGSENVASLAYKLGVGALLSISSVAAWGGSPDDGSPADESSPVRRPFPTPYSATKYDGQRAIEEWGKRGLRLRTVYPGLVYGPPGKKEGANSFLRQLLLGRFPALVGADRRSSWVFLDDVVEAILRVMSVGQDGRGYLLAGEVVTVRDLARRVAELSGTPAPRREMPVGLAHALLSLGTPWYRLRGRRPPIPPAQLASLRRHWAFDDRRARTELEWHPRPLAVGLPPTLEYIRQQERDHGGRVVRG; encoded by the coding sequence ATGAGGATCTTCGTCACCGGCGCCACCGGCTACATCGGGCGGGCGCTCTGCCGGCGCCTGGCGACGGACGGGCACGCTGTCCAGGCACTCGTCCGCTCTCCCGACAAGGCGGCGCCGCTGCGCGACGCCGGCGTCGCCACCTTCGTCGGCGACGTCACCGAGCGCGTCTCCCTGCGCGAAGGGATGGCGGGAGCGGATTGGGTGATCCATGCCGCGGCGCAGCTCGATCTCGGCGTCCCGAGTGCCGAGATGGCGCGGGTCAACGTCGAGGGGAGCGAGAACGTCGCCTCGCTCGCCTACAAGCTCGGGGTCGGTGCCCTGCTGTCGATCTCCTCGGTGGCGGCCTGGGGCGGCAGCCCGGACGACGGCAGCCCCGCCGACGAGAGCTCGCCGGTACGGCGCCCGTTCCCGACGCCCTACAGTGCGACCAAGTACGACGGTCAGCGGGCGATCGAGGAGTGGGGCAAGCGGGGGCTGCGGTTGCGCACGGTCTACCCCGGTCTCGTCTACGGCCCTCCGGGCAAGAAGGAAGGCGCCAACAGTTTCCTGCGGCAGCTTCTCCTCGGGCGTTTCCCGGCGCTGGTCGGTGCGGACCGCCGGTCGAGCTGGGTCTTCCTCGACGACGTCGTCGAGGCGATCCTGCGCGTGATGTCCGTCGGCCAGGACGGGCGCGGTTACCTGCTTGCCGGCGAGGTGGTGACGGTGCGCGACCTGGCGCGTCGGGTGGCGGAGCTCTCGGGAACCCCGGCACCGCGCCGCGAGATGCCGGTCGGCCTGGCGCACGCGCTGCTCTCGCTCGGCACCCCGTGGTACCGGCTGCGCGGACGACGCCCGCCGATCCCACCCGCTCAACTCGCGTCGCTGCGACGCCACTGGGCCTTCGACGACCGCCGCGCCCGAACCGAGCTCGAATGGCACCCGCGCCCCCTCGCCGTGGGGTTGCCGCCGACCCTCGAGTACATCCGGCAGCAGGAACGGGACCACGGCGGTCGTGTCGTGCGCGGCTGA
- a CDS encoding suppressor of fused domain protein, producing MDSELETHLDRYCGSRPVALSQEVASGIYVARFSAVPEPDLVSFLSIGLSREPLPHGKAGSTPIRQELLITVARQYEDYSWPEVILSVAFLMKRNRRALSRGDVLGPAGDLLEEATGLGLTALLASAPSFFQQGFGEIATDPPTVIVELIPLTSLEAEEAKRDWWAFCGRIDNQEVDILDLTRGVGTRPRIGF from the coding sequence ATGGACAGTGAGCTAGAGACGCACCTGGACCGGTATTGTGGCTCGCGACCGGTCGCACTCTCTCAAGAAGTCGCTTCGGGAATCTACGTCGCTAGGTTCTCAGCGGTTCCTGAACCGGACCTGGTGAGCTTCCTTTCGATTGGTCTCAGCAGGGAGCCGCTCCCGCATGGAAAAGCAGGATCAACACCAATACGGCAGGAGCTTCTCATCACGGTCGCGCGCCAATACGAGGATTACTCGTGGCCAGAGGTGATCCTCTCGGTAGCTTTCTTGATGAAGCGGAACAGACGTGCTCTGAGTCGCGGCGATGTCCTAGGACCGGCCGGCGATCTGTTGGAGGAAGCCACTGGCCTTGGCCTCACGGCGCTACTGGCATCGGCACCCTCGTTCTTTCAACAAGGCTTCGGGGAAATCGCAACCGACCCGCCAACAGTGATAGTCGAGCTGATACCGCTCACATCGCTCGAAGCTGAAGAGGCGAAGAGAGACTGGTGGGCCTTTTGCGGGAGGATCGACAACCAAGAAGTCGATATCCTGGACCTGACGCGAGGTGTGGGAACTCGCCCCCGCATTGGGTTCTGA